Part of the Panicum virgatum strain AP13 chromosome 4N, P.virgatum_v5, whole genome shotgun sequence genome is shown below.
TCTTAACTGTAGCTGATGCAGGTGGCTAGGCGGCCTAACTTGGAAATTGGAACTATAACTGATAGCAGGCTTGTCCGTTCTGATTTCTGAATCGATGAAAATCGAATAGGTGCTGTGCGTGAGAGCTAggttccaactatctgctccaGTCGATGATACAAGTCTTCCGATCTGGCGATTTGTGCTGTGTAGTTGATATCAATAGCAGGTCGCACAGCCGGGAGCAAGCTAATTTCATATACCTACGAAATCACACGAACGCCATTGTCCTTTTAATTCAAACGAACTAATATTTAGCAAACTCATATTAGCAAAGAGCAACAGTTCTCAGCTCAACAGGATCACAATAATACGCCAGCCAAAGTTGCCTAAGAAAAGGTACAAAATAGGATTCGGGATAGGGGTAAAGAGCAAAATACAGCAATCCTACAATCCTAGAGGATGGTCATTCTCAATCTCTATCGCAGTTACAGCAGCACCAATACAAGCCATAGTAAGAATAACAGATAGAATCAGGCTTGCACAGCACATTTCAACACGAGCAATTGTGCACAGTTCTGGTGTTATTCAGCCATACACAGGCAGAGTAACCACCACAGGCGACATGGATATCTATCAAGCAGCAGCAGGTTTGCGCAGTTCACTTTCGCCATGGGCAAAGTGGCACCTGTCCCCGAACGTGCAGGAGCCTTTGCTGAAATTCTCACACAGCTTGGTCTTGAAGTTGCTTCCAGCCCCCCCAGCATGAGAACCCCTGCCTGGGTTGTTCTTGGCTTGTAAAGGGGCCTTACCACTGATGCGGACAATCAATTCCGTGACCATTGCGCTAGCATGCTTGATCTGGTCGAATGTTCCCTCGAGCTCAATGTTTTTAAGGTTGGGATCAGCCTCATTATCCCGGATGGCTAACTTGGCACCAGTCACACGGGATATATGCTTTGTGTTAGTACCACCCTTCCCGATGATAGCACCAGCAAGTGACGCGTCAACACTGATCTTGGCTGTGGCTGAAGCACCAAATGTTGATGGCGGAACCATGTCTGGGACAGGCATTGGTGGGGGCATAAAGTGACCGTTGGGCCCTGGTCCCATTGGAGGAACTCCCATTGAGTTGTCCATCTGCATGGGCTTTCCAAGCTCCCTCTCTCCATGAGCAAAGTGGCATTTGCTCCCCCATTTACACCCTTCTGCAGTGTTGTACTTGTTACACATACGGGTCTTCATAGCAGGTGAAGGTGGACCATCAGGGGCACCAGGTCCCATAGGTATTCTCCCAGGAGGAGCCGGAACAGGTGGTCCTCCCAAGTTGGTCATCTTTGCAACAGCCTGGTAACCACCAGGGAAGTTGTGGAGAAAGTGGCAACTTGCACCGAAGGGACAACCA
Proteins encoded:
- the LOC120671128 gene encoding zinc finger CCCH domain-containing protein 44-like, encoding MDAGRKRAAPEGANGAGGPKRSRESETTQMGVGSKSKPCTKFFSTAGCPFGASCHFLHNFPGGYQAVAKMTNLGGPPVPAPPGRIPMGPGAPDGPPSPAMKTRMCNKYNTAEGCKWGSKCHFAHGERELGKPMQMDNSMGVPPMGPGPNGHFMPPPMPVPDMVPPSTFGASATAKISVDASLAGAIIGKGGTNTKHISRVTGAKLAIRDNEADPNLKNIELEGTFDQIKHASAMVTELIVRISGKAPLQAKNNPGRGSHAGGAGSNFKTKLCENFSKGSCTFGDRCHFAHGESELRKPAAA